In Streptomyces sp. TLI_146, the genomic stretch GCTGGATGGCCACGTCCAGGACCGTCACCTCCTCGCCCTTCTCGACGAGGGTGACCCGGCGGTCCAGCAGCTCGCCGAGCACCAGCCGCTCGGTGGGGCGCTGTTCGAAGCGGCGCAGGTTGACGACGCCGGTGGTGATGACCTGGCCGGACTCGACGCCGCTGACCCGGGTCATCGGCAGGAAGATCAGCCGGCGGCCGGCCACCTCGACGACGAGGCCGAGCAGCCGGGGCGGGCGGCGGCCGACCCGCAGTATGGCGACGAGGTCGCGCACCCGGCCCACCTGGTCGCCGTTGGGGTCGAAGACGGCGACGCCGGAGAGGTGCGAGACGAAGATCCGGGGGACGCCTGCCGCCATGCTGAGCGCCTCCTCTTGGGCGTGATCCGACCTTGTCGCGGCCTGAAATGGCGCTGAATATCTGATTCAGGCTAGCCGGTGACCATCCGGCGCGCCTTTGAGGGGCGTCCGTACGGCTCTCTGCCGGGCAGCGTAGACGGCCCGGGTAGGGTGCCCTCTGCCGACCCCGACTTCGCGCCCCCCACCTCGCGCGCTCCGACGAAAGGCCGTGTGCCGGTGACCACTCGCTCCCTGTCCGTACGGGCCCGCCGGGCCGCGCTCCCCGTCGCACTCTGCGCGGGGCTCGCCACGGCCGTCACGGCGTGCTCCTCGGACCCGGACGAGGGCACCAACGGCGTCGGCAAGCTCTCCGCCACCGACATCGAGGGCAAGGCGCGCACGGCGGCGGACGGCGCCGACGCGGTGCACCTCAGCGGCACGCTGGTCAGCAAGGGCGGCTCGTACCGGATCGACATGCGGCTCAAGGGGACCGGCGCGACCGGCACGGTCACCTCGAAGAACAGCACGTTCACGCTGCTGCGGGTGGGCGACGAGCTCTTCCTCAAGGCCGACGCCGGGTTCTGGTCGCACAAGGACAAGGGCGGCGACCCGGGGAGCGCGGCGGCGGGCAAGCAGCTCGACGACAAGTACGTCAAGGTGCCCTCGGGCGACCCGTCGTACCAGGAGCTGCGCGGCTTCACGGACAAGAGCGCGCTCCTGAAGGGCATGCTCGGGCTCCAGGGCGAGCTCTCCAAGGGCGACCGGTCCAAGGTGGGCGAGGTGCGCACCATCCGCGTCAAGGCGGGCGAGGACGGCGAGGGCGGCACGCTCGACGTCTCGCTCCAGGGCACCCCGTACCCCCTGCGCTTCGAGCGCGCGGGCGGCGCGGGCGTCCTGGAACTGGGCGACTGGAACCAGGACTTCGCACTGGCGCCGCCGTCGAAGGACGCGACGGTGGATTACGGGAGCCGCCTTCCGAAGCGGTAGGGCTTCGCGGCCCGGTCTTTGTCTGCGGGCCGGTGGCGGGCTGGTCGCGCAGTTCCCCGCGCCCCTATAGATGCGCCCCTTCGGGGCGCCCAGGGGATTGCCGCGGAGCGGCACTTTTAGGGGCGCGGGGAACTGCGCGACCAGCCCGCCACTCACCCGCAGACGAAGACCGGCCCCTTCAGCGCCGCTTCCGCTTCAGCAGAAGCCTCGGCAGCGCCGCCGGCGCCGGCCGACGGGTCGTGGCTGACGTCTCCACCGGGCGGGCGGCCAGCGAACCGGAGGGCATCTCGGTGCGCACCGAAACCGGCGCCAGGCGCAGCACCCGGCACTCCCGCGCCCAGCGCCCCGTCACCGCCTCCCCGTCCGGCGCGTTCAGCCGCTTCGTCTTCAGCTCGGCGGCCACCGCCTCCCACAGCTCGCTCTGCGGCGCGACCTCGCTCACCGCGGCCGTCCAGACCACCAGGCGGCCGCCCTTGTCCTTGCTGCGGACGGTCACCTCGGCGGTGCCGCCGTCGGCCAGGCCTTCGAGGGGCTGCTCGCCGGGGCCGCCGCCCACCACATACGCGGCGCCGTCGTGCCATACGTGCCACAGCGCGCGGTCGGCCGTCCCGGTGCCCCGCACCCAGATCAGCCCGGACTTCTTGGTGGCCTCCTCGACGAGGGCCCGGTCGAGCAGCGCAGGTGTCATGGGGTCACTTTATGGGACGGCCGGTACGGGGGTGGCGGCGTTGTCCACAGCCCGGACCGACAGTTCCGTAAATATGTTTAGCGCCTTACTCTCCGCCCCTTACTCTCTTGTCGTGCCCACCACCACCGCGTCCGCCGCCACCCCGGCCCTGACCGCCTCTCCGGCGGCGCCCCGGCTGGACTTCGCGCTGCTCGCCGTCGCCATCACCAGCGTGTCGCTCTCCGCGCCGCTCATCGCCGCGACGGCGGCCCCCGCGCTGGCCATCGCGTTCTGGCGCAACGCCATGGCGGTGGGGGCGCTCACCCCGCTGGCCGCGCTCAGGTACCGGGCGCAGCTGCGCGGGCTGACCCGGCGCGAGGCGGGCCTCGCCATCGCCGCAGGGGCGCTGCTCGCGCTGCACTTCGGGCTGTGGCTGCCGAGCCTGCGGATGACGTCGGTGGCGTCCTCGACCGCGCTGTGCACCACCACCCCGATCTGGACCACCATCGCGCTGCGCCTGCGCGGCCACCGGCCGCCCGCGATGGTGTGGGTCGGGACGCTGGTCGCCTGCGCGGGCGTGGTGATGCTCACCGGCGTCGACATGACCACCTCGCCGCGCGCCCTGGCCGGTGACGCGCTCGCCCTCGGCGGCGGTATCGCGGCCGCCGGATACGTGCTGCTCGGCGCCGAGGTCCGGCGGACCGTGGACACCGTCCCGTACACCTACCTCTGCTACGGGACGGCCGCCGCCGGGCTGCTCGCCGCCTGTCTGGCGAGCGGCGCGGACCTCACCTCGTACTCCGGGGCGACCTGGGCCAAGCTGGCCGCGCTCACCGTCGCCGCCCAGCTGCTCGGCCACTCCCTGCTCAACCGGGTGGTGCGGGGCCTGGGGGCGTCCGTGACGTCCACGGCGATCCTCCTGGAGACACCGGGCGCCGCCCTCATCGCGGCGCTCTGGCTGGGCCAGCAGCCGCCCGCGCTGGCCTGGCCCGCCCTCGTGGTGATCCTCGCCGGGCTCGCCCTCGTCGTCAGAGCCAACCGTTCCGCTTGAGCGTGCGGTGGATGACGAGGCAGCTTCCGGCGATGGCGGCCAGGACGAGCGGATAGCCGTACTTCCAGTGCAGCTCCGGCATGTGGTCGAAGTTCATGCCGTACACCCCGCACACCATCGTCGGTACGGCGATGATCGCCGCCCATGAGGTGATCTTGCGCATGTCCTCGTTCTGGGCGAACGACGCCTGCGCCAGATTGGCCTGGAGGATCGAGTTCAGGAGCTCGTCGAAGCCGACGACGTGCTCCTGCACGCGCGCGAGGTGGTCGGCGACGTCCCGGAAGTACTTCTGGATGTCCGGGTCGACCAGCCGCATCGGCCGCTCGCTGAGCAGCTGCATCGGCCGCAGCAGCGGCGAGACCGCCCGCTTGAACTCCAGCACCTCGCGCTTGAGTTGGTAGATCCGCCCGGCGTCCGTGCCGCGCGGGCTGCCCTTGGAGGGGGCCGAGAAGACGTCGATCTCGACCTCGTCGATGTCGTCCTGCATCGCGTCCACGACCGCCAGATACCCGTCGACGACCTGGTCCGCGATGGCGTGCAGCACGGCCGATGGGCCCTTGGCGAGCAGCTCGGGGTCGTCCTGGAGGCGCTTGCGCAGCGCCCGCAGCGAGCCCTGGCCGCCGTGCCGGACGGTGATCACGAAGTCCCGGCCGGTGAAGCACATGACCTCGCCGGTCTCCACGACCTCGCTGGTCGCGGTGAGTTCGGCGTGCTCCACGTAGTGGACCGTCTTGAAGACGGTGAACAGCGTGTCGTCGTACCGCTCCAGCTTGGGCCGCTGGTGGGCGTGGACCGCGTCCTCGACGGCCAGCGGGTGCAGCCCGAACTCGGCCGCGATACCGGCGAATTCGGCCTCGGTCGGCTCGTGCAGCCCGATCCAGGCGAAGCCGCCGTCCTCCTGAACCCGCCGCATCGCCTCGCGCGGCGACAGGCACGAGTCGGCCTGGGTGCGCAGCCCGTCGCGGTAGACCGCGCAGTCGACGACCGCGCTGCTCGCGGACGGGTCGCGGGTGGGGTCGTACGAGTTGTACGGGGCGGTGCTCTTGCGCAGCGAAGGGCGCAGGGACGGGCGGACCGCGGCGCGCAGGTCACGGATCATGGACATGGCAGAACTCCTTCACGGAGGGGCCGCCGGCGGGCGTGGCACTGCCGGGAATGGGGACGTGACGCGACGGCTGCGTACAGCTGCGTACGTCCGCAAAGCGGGCGGTACCGCGGGTGCGGTGACGGCGTTCGCTACGGAAACGGACTGGGTGAGGCGATGTGCTCTTCCGTCGTGCGAAATGCCATGAGACTCAGAGGTTTCCCGGTGGAACGGCCGGGTAAGGAGGTCTCGATCACAGGGAACAACGAAGGCGCACGGAAGAGCGGTTGGTACTGCCAGGCCGACTTCGATCCATCGCAGCCCCACCTCCTCCGGCCGGTCCCCCGTGAGGGACTTCCTGCTGCCCTGAACAGCGGCCAAGACTATCAGCCGGCGCAAGTGTCAAGTCCGTACTTTGCTCGTTCGATACGGCTTCTATGCTCAACTCATGGTTGATGTTCTTGCTCTCGTCGAGGCCAGGCTGCGTACCGCCCTCGGCGAACCGGACGCGCGCGCCGCGGTGACCTTCCTCGGTACGGACCGCATCGAGGTGCTGCGCTTCGCCGACGGGGACATCGTCCGCTACGCCACCCTCGGCATGTCGGCCCAGCCCATGACCGACCCGGCCGCCGCCCTCGCCGACCCGGTCAAGGGCCCGCGCGCCGAGTTGGTCCTGTCCGTACGGGCCGGGCTCGCCGACACGGACAAGGTGCTGCGGCCGCTCGCCGTCCTCGCCTCCACCCCGCAGGTCGAGGGCGTGATCGTGGCCCCCGGCGCCTCGCTCGACATCGGGGAACCGCTGTGGCCCGGAGCGCCGTTCAGCTCGGTCCTGGTCGCGGAGCCGGGCGGCCTCGTCGAGGACCTGGAGCTCGACGACCCGATGGACCCGGTCCGCTTCCTGCCGCTGCTGCCGATGACGGCGAACGAGGCGGCGTGGAAGCGGGTGCGGGGCGCGCAGGAGCTGGAGGAGCGCTGGCTGGCGAACGGGACGGATCTGCGGGATCCGCTGCGGGGGTCCGTGCGGCTGGACTGAACGTTCCGCCGCGGCCGCACGATGCCGCGGCCCCGCGTCCGTCACCGGGGCGCCCCACACGCCGGACGGGTGATCGTCCTTGACGCGGCGCGGGACGGGGAGGACCGTGGGCATTTATGAGGGGCGAACCCAGTTGCCCGAAGTGCGGAGGCCGGGTCAGGGCGCCCGGTCTCTTTGCCGACTCCTGGCAGTGCGATGTGCACGGGACGGTGCATCCGCTGCAGCCGGTGGTCCCCCGAGCGTCGAGGCCCTCGGCGTCGTGGTGCACCGGTCGAAGGTGCCCGTCTGGATGCCGTGGCCGCTGCCGATCGGCTGGCTCTTCACCGGCGTGGCGTGCGCGGGCGACGACCGCAACGGCGGGCGCGCCACCGCGGTGGCCTGCTCCGGCCCGGCCCCGCTGGGCGGCATGGGTGAGCTGCTGCTCGTCGCGGAGGAGCTGGGCGTCGGCCTCGGGGCGCGGTACGCGGGCATCGACGGCCCCGACCCCGGCCCGTACATCAGCGTCGACCAGCCGCCGCACACCAAGGTCCTCGCGGCCGGGCGGCCCACCCCGCTGTGGCATGTGACCGGCACGCCCGACGACCGCGCGGTCTTCGCGGGCGAGGCGCGCGGCCTGTGGCTGTGGGCGATCGTCTGGCCCGAGCAGTCGGGCCTGCTGCTCTACGACGAGCTGGTCCTCACCGATCTGCGCGACGCGGGCGCCGAGGTCGAGCTGGTGCCGTGCGGGGCGCTGTCGCCGCGGATCCTGTCGTGACGCGCGCGTGGCAGGGCGCCCCGAGTGCGGTGACCGCCACAGCCGTTACGGGCGGGACAGGGGCTACGCGCAGTTATCCTTGATTGTCCCCCCTGCCGGTTCTACGCCTGGAGTCACGCGTGCGCATCGATCTGCACACCCACTCCACGGCCTCCGACGGTACGGACACCCCGGCCGAGCTGGTCCGCAACGCGGCCGCCGCCGGTCTCGACGTCATCGCGCTCACCGACCACGACACCACCCGGGGATACGCCGAGGCGACCGCCGTGCTCCCCGCGGGCCTGACCCTGGTGACCGGCGCCGAGCTCTCCTGTCGGGTCGACGGCATCGGGCTGCACATGCTGGCGTACCTCTTCGACCCCGAGGAGCCGGAGCTGGCGCGCGAGCGCGAGCTGGTCCGCGACGACCGGGTGCCGCGCGCCCGGGGCATGGTCGCCAAGCTCCAGGAGCTGGGCGTCCCCGTCACCTGGGAGCAGGTGGCGCGGATCGCGGGCGACGGCTCGGTCGGCCGCCCGCACGTCGCCGAGGCGATGGTCGAACTGGGTGTCGTCGGCTCGGTGTCGGACGCGTTCGTGCCCGAGTGGCTGGCGGACGGCGGACGTGCCTACGTCGGCAAGCACGAGCTCGACCCGTTCGACGCGATCCGGCTGGTCAAGGCCGCCGGCGGGGTCACCGTCTTCGCGCACCCGCTCGCCGTCAAGCGCGGCCGGGTCGTGCCCGAGACGGTCATAGCCGAGCTCGCCTCGGCCGGCCTCGACGGCATCGAGGTCGACCACACGGACCACGACGCGCCCACGCGCGCGAGGCTGCGCGCACTGGCCGGCGAGCTCGGGCTGCTCACCACCGGCTCCAGCGACTACCACGGCGACCGCAAGGCCGTGCGGCTCGGGGAGTGCACCACCGACCCCGAGATCTACGGTGAGATCACCCGCCGTGCGACGGGCGCGTTCCCCGTTCCGGGCGCGGGCGGAACCGACCGCTGAGCGCTCCGCGAGGAGTGCGGTTCGTTCGGCTGCGGGTTGTCTGTGGCTGGTCGCGCAGTCCCCGCGCCCCTTGGGGGCGCCGGTACCGCACCGGCCTTCCGTAAGTCCGCCGAGCCCGGGCCCTTTCGCTTGCCCTCCCCGGAGGACTCCGCCATGCGGGGTCCCCCTTTCCCCGTACACCCCTCTTCCTGCAAGGCACCACCGTGTTCGACGCTGCCGTCTTCGGCTCCCTGTTCCTCACCCTCTTCGTCATCATGGATCCCCCCGGGATCACGCCGATCTTCCTCGCGCTCACCTCCGGCCGCGCCGCCAAGGTGCAGCGCAAGATGGCGTGGCAGGCCGCGGCCGTGGCCCTCGGCGTGATCACCGTGTTCGGTCTGGTGGGCAACCAGATCCTGGCGTATCTGCACATCGACGTGCCCGCGCTGATGATCGCGGGCGGTCTGCTGCTCCTGCTCATCGCGCTCGACCTGCTCACCGGCAAGATGGAGGAGCCGAAGCAGACCAAGGACGTCAACGTGGCGCTGGTGCCGCTCGGCATGCCGCTGCTCGCCGGTCCCGGCGCGATCGTCCAGGTGATCCTCGCGGTCCAGAACCACGACACGTTCTCCGGCCAGGTCGCCGTGTGGAGCGCGATCCTGGCGATGCACATCGTGCTCTGGCTGGTCATGCGGTACTCGCTGCTGATCATCCGGGTGATCAAGGACGGCGGTGTGGTCCTGGTGACGCGGCTCGCGGGCATGATGCTCTCCGCGCTCGCGGTGCAGCAGATCATCAACGGCGTCACCCAGGTGATCCACGGCACCTGACGGCTGTCCGCCGCGTAACGGAAAGCGCCCCCGCACCGACGATTCGGTGCGGGGGCGCTT encodes the following:
- a CDS encoding DMT family transporter; amino-acid sequence: MPTTTASAATPALTASPAAPRLDFALLAVAITSVSLSAPLIAATAAPALAIAFWRNAMAVGALTPLAALRYRAQLRGLTRREAGLAIAAGALLALHFGLWLPSLRMTSVASSTALCTTTPIWTTIALRLRGHRPPAMVWVGTLVACAGVVMLTGVDMTTSPRALAGDALALGGGIAAAGYVLLGAEVRRTVDTVPYTYLCYGTAAAGLLAACLASGADLTSYSGATWAKLAALTVAAQLLGHSLLNRVVRGLGASVTSTAILLETPGAALIAALWLGQQPPALAWPALVVILAGLALVVRANRSA
- a CDS encoding magnesium and cobalt transport protein CorA, with protein sequence MSMIRDLRAAVRPSLRPSLRKSTAPYNSYDPTRDPSASSAVVDCAVYRDGLRTQADSCLSPREAMRRVQEDGGFAWIGLHEPTEAEFAGIAAEFGLHPLAVEDAVHAHQRPKLERYDDTLFTVFKTVHYVEHAELTATSEVVETGEVMCFTGRDFVITVRHGGQGSLRALRKRLQDDPELLAKGPSAVLHAIADQVVDGYLAVVDAMQDDIDEVEIDVFSAPSKGSPRGTDAGRIYQLKREVLEFKRAVSPLLRPMQLLSERPMRLVDPDIQKYFRDVADHLARVQEHVVGFDELLNSILQANLAQASFAQNEDMRKITSWAAIIAVPTMVCGVYGMNFDHMPELHWKYGYPLVLAAIAGSCLVIHRTLKRNGWL
- a CDS encoding suppressor of fused domain protein encodes the protein MVDVLALVEARLRTALGEPDARAAVTFLGTDRIEVLRFADGDIVRYATLGMSAQPMTDPAAALADPVKGPRAELVLSVRAGLADTDKVLRPLAVLASTPQVEGVIVAPGASLDIGEPLWPGAPFSSVLVAEPGGLVEDLELDDPMDPVRFLPLLPMTANEAAWKRVRGAQELEERWLANGTDLRDPLRGSVRLD
- a CDS encoding PHP domain-containing protein yields the protein MRIDLHTHSTASDGTDTPAELVRNAAAAGLDVIALTDHDTTRGYAEATAVLPAGLTLVTGAELSCRVDGIGLHMLAYLFDPEEPELARERELVRDDRVPRARGMVAKLQELGVPVTWEQVARIAGDGSVGRPHVAEAMVELGVVGSVSDAFVPEWLADGGRAYVGKHELDPFDAIRLVKAAGGVTVFAHPLAVKRGRVVPETVIAELASAGLDGIEVDHTDHDAPTRARLRALAGELGLLTTGSSDYHGDRKAVRLGECTTDPEIYGEITRRATGAFPVPGAGGTDR
- a CDS encoding MarC family protein; translated protein: MFDAAVFGSLFLTLFVIMDPPGITPIFLALTSGRAAKVQRKMAWQAAAVALGVITVFGLVGNQILAYLHIDVPALMIAGGLLLLLIALDLLTGKMEEPKQTKDVNVALVPLGMPLLAGPGAIVQVILAVQNHDTFSGQVAVWSAILAMHIVLWLVMRYSLLIIRVIKDGGVVLVTRLAGMMLSALAVQQIINGVTQVIHGT